A DNA window from Pithys albifrons albifrons isolate INPA30051 chromosome 7, PitAlb_v1, whole genome shotgun sequence contains the following coding sequences:
- the LOC139674703 gene encoding olfactory receptor 14J1-like, with amino-acid sequence MSNSSSISQFLLLPLADTRQLQLLHLWLFLGISLAALLGNGLIISTVACDHHLHTPRHFFLLNLSLTDLGCICTTVPKAMHNSLWDTTTISYTACAAQVFFFVFFVVTEFSLLTIMCYDRYVALCKPLHYGTLLGSRACAHMAAAAWASGFLNALLHTANIFSLPLCHGNALGQFFCEIPQILKLSCSHSYLREFGLLLVSACLASACFIFIVFSYVQIFRAVLRIPSEQGRHKVFSMCLPHLAVVSLFVSNGTFSYLKPDSISSPSLDLALSVLYSVVPPVLNPLIYSLRNQELKDALRKMMTGCFSAARTCQFSSAQCSQ; translated from the coding sequence atgtccaacagcagctccatcagccagttcctcctcctgccattggcagacacgcggcagctgcagctcctgcacttgtggctcttcctgggcatctccctggctgccctcctgggcaacggcctcatcatcagcaccgtagcctgcgaccaccacctgcacacccccaggcacttcttcctgctcaacctgtccctcacagacctgggctgcatctgcaccactgtccccaaagccatgcacaactctctctgggacaccacaaccatctcctacacagcatgtgctgcacaggtctttttctttgtcttcttcgTCGttacagagttttccctcctcaccatcatgtgctacgaccgctacgttgccctctgcaaacccctgcactacgggaccctcctgggcagcagagcttgtgcccacatggcagcagctgcctgggccagtggctttctcaatgctctgctgcacacagccaatatattttccctgcccctgtgccatggcaatgctctgggccagttcttctgtgaaatcccacagatcctcaagctctcctgctcacactcctacctcagggaatTTGGGCTCCTTCTGGTTAGTGCCTGTCTAGCATCTGcgtgtttcattttcatagttttctcctatgtgcagatcttcagggctgtgctgaggatcccctctgagcagggacggcacaaagtcttttccatgtgcctccctcacctggccgtggtctccctgtttgtcagcaatggcacattttcctacctgaagcctGACTCCATCtcgtccccatccctggatttggcactgtcagttctgtactcggtggtgcctccagtactgaaccccctcatctacagcctgaggaaccaggagctcaaggatgccctgaggaaaatgatgactggatgcttttcagcagcaagaacctgccagttttcttctgcaCAGTGTTCACAATAA